GCATCACTGAAAACATGCATTGAGCTGATTTAAGCAAATATTGGCGTCCAGAGAAATCTTTCCTTCTGCTTTATTTTCGTTACCATCTACACATACAAATGTATTTCCATGACTAAGCAGTGTGACACACTACAAATTGCTCCGCGCTCAGTTGTGCTTGCTGGCTTTGGGAAGAAGGAAAAGAATGAAAACCAACAGCTGAAGCAGTGAGTTTCATACTCCCTCTCTAACTTTCACAGGTCTAACTAGCTGCACCAGCAACTTCATTCTTGTTCTGTCGTGACGTTGTACACAGCTGAGCactgtagtttaaaaaaaattccagtgACTAGCTCTAGTGCTCCTATTGGTTATTAACGTTTTACTTGCGCTtcaaaaaatcataaaagtggCATTAATTTGTGGAGAACATGTTgccaaacaaaacatgcaaataTCCAACTTGTTTTTCCCATAGAGCTTATTTTTGTTGCTTATTTCGCCAAGGCAACACAGGTGGTGATAACATCCTACACAGATCCTGTCTTCCAGAGTGACCTTTCCCCTGCTGCATGACACTGACTCTATGTTCAAGCTAATGTTTTTACAAAGTCTTAGTTCTGGGAGACTGATGTTGTTGAAATAATGCAAGCAGCAACTTAACTCTGCTTTTACAGGCCTTGTTACTTTTATGTGTATTCGTGTGTACCGTTCATGCAAGCCATTATTCTCTGGGGGGTTCCAGGGGTGAGGAGTGGTCCTCTGTAGAGTGTTGGTAGCCTTGAGAATAGCAAGCCACTCTGGATCATATTCAAGACCCTCAGATGAACCTGGTCTTTCAGGAATATCCAcaatctgaaaaaacaaaaggtgtTAGCTCACACACTTTAACCCAGACTCTGATCCTAAtatatcaattaaaaaaaaaagttgtcccACCTGTAAGAATTCCCTGTGGGGCAAACATTTATCCAGAGACAGGAATTTGGTTACGTGTGGTGCACTTTTACCTTTAGGCTGAAAATAAGAGATCACCAAAATGATAGTTAGAACGATTTAAACCTTATTTAAATCCTTATTAGCAGCAGTAATTCTAACTGAACAACTGTCACCCTCACCGGATGCTGCATAATGGCAGCAAATTTCACATGAAGATGCGCAGAGAACCAATAGCTAGGCTGGAGGTGAGCTAGGAGCTCCTCTGCAGCAGGACTTCCCAGAGAGTTTGACTCCACCTCCTGACGAAGGAATTTCTTCTTTCGTAACAGCTCCTTCGTGCTGCCGTAGTAGTAGATTCCACGAGGCCAGTCATGGCTCATGAAAATGTCTATGGGCATCTGGATCTTAGCAGAAATAATCATGTAAAATTAACACTGTACATTTAGCTAAACAAGTGGATAATCATTTAGAGTTCTGTGGAAGAACTTGTGAGATTTAcctgttttaatttgaaaaccTCGATATTTCTGATGTGGTATGCACTTCGAAGCGTTTCAGGATTATATGGAGGGAATTCATGGTGGCCTTAAAGTGAAAACATTCCATGTAAATATGATGCATAGCAGTGTAGCCTCAACTATTTGaaaagctaaacaaacaaaaacaaatacccTTTCTGTAGTCACGTGATTTGAAAATGCCAGATAAGCCACCAATTCTGATCCCTTTGTAGCGAATAACACCAGCATAACCTGGGGACATGTGATTATATAGGTCAGGCCTGTGGCGAGTCAGACAAGCTGGCAAACAAATTTGGAATCAGTCAGTCTCTACCTAGATAATAAATGTTTGGTGCCACCCAGCCTCCATAAGGCAGCTCTTGCAGGTGATTGGAAGCCTCGTGGTTTCCTCCAATGAAAATGGTCAACACCGGAGCCGCCTTCTCTCCAGAATAGTACCTGCAACACAGACaataataaagttttaaatgtcCTTACTCGTgtctttgatttaaaaaaaaaaacaaaacacacaacataaaCAAAGAACTTACTTGTAAAAGGTCTGCATGGTTCTGTACTTGGCAGGCACTGCCATGCACTTCAAGTCTCCCTCATTTCGCACTGCCTGGAAGTCTCCACAGCAAAGCAGCAGGTCCACCTTCACCCCTTCCTTCTGCTCCAGATACTCAATTGTCTCATAAATCTTGTCCAGCTCCCCATGGCAACAGCCTTCTACTGCAATTTTCATCCTGTGCAAACAGATGATCTGCCAACGTGCAGAGAAATTCACATTCACACTAAAGGATGGCTTCTGTTCTCATCTAAACACCATCGGCCTCTGTGGACACAGTCAAGCTGAGGTCCACGGCCTCCTAAAAGATGATTTGGCAGTCTATAAAGACATACAATGGTGATGATGATTACTTTCA
This DNA window, taken from Oreochromis niloticus isolate F11D_XX linkage group LG16, O_niloticus_UMD_NMBU, whole genome shotgun sequence, encodes the following:
- the dbr1 gene encoding lariat debranching enzyme isoform X1, whose product is MSRSRYATKTNTANLASSLTDRGLVNKIICLHRMKIAVEGCCHGELDKIYETIEYLEQKEGVKVDLLLCCGDFQAVRNEGDLKCMAVPAKYRTMQTFYKYYSGEKAAPVLTIFIGGNHEASNHLQELPYGGWVAPNIYYLGYAGVIRYKGIRIGGLSGIFKSRDYRKGHHEFPPYNPETLRSAYHIRNIEVFKLKQIQMPIDIFMSHDWPRGIYYYGSTKELLRKKKFLRQEVESNSLGSPAAEELLAHLQPSYWFSAHLHVKFAAIMQHPPKGKSAPHVTKFLSLDKCLPHREFLQIVDIPERPGSSEGLEYDPEWLAILKATNTLQRTTPHPWNPPENNGLHERWDFSASEAAMMQVVEDLSGDLGIPDNFSLTVPSYNPNKPHPQATPSYNTNPQTTELCAKLGLTDIYAQVGRGEDEVARVQGSTGGEDDDDEDEDSLGSTDEPSEYPTDTSGLSGSFNPDEITIEDEWEEEELKAEVKGDELFDAKAGEIHTPSRMVLPEPKCGVSPPPLPDLMNLPPPSHSTPAHAQFGADRAAQGSGDDEDVTAARILKRTSIESGDAGSRGPTPRIKRRNQVIYTAAEDDECEG
- the dbr1 gene encoding lariat debranching enzyme isoform X2, which codes for MKIAVEGCCHGELDKIYETIEYLEQKEGVKVDLLLCCGDFQAVRNEGDLKCMAVPAKYRTMQTFYKYYSGEKAAPVLTIFIGGNHEASNHLQELPYGGWVAPNIYYLGYAGVIRYKGIRIGGLSGIFKSRDYRKGHHEFPPYNPETLRSAYHIRNIEVFKLKQIQMPIDIFMSHDWPRGIYYYGSTKELLRKKKFLRQEVESNSLGSPAAEELLAHLQPSYWFSAHLHVKFAAIMQHPPKGKSAPHVTKFLSLDKCLPHREFLQIVDIPERPGSSEGLEYDPEWLAILKATNTLQRTTPHPWNPPENNGLHERWDFSASEAAMMQVVEDLSGDLGIPDNFSLTVPSYNPNKPHPQATPSYNTNPQTTELCAKLGLTDIYAQVGRGEDEVARVQGSTGGEDDDDEDEDSLGSTDEPSEYPTDTSGLSGSFNPDEITIEDEWEEEELKAEVKGDELFDAKAGEIHTPSRMVLPEPKCGVSPPPLPDLMNLPPPSHSTPAHAQFGADRAAQGSGDDEDVTAARILKRTSIESGDAGSRGPTPRIKRRNQVIYTAAEDDECEG